Proteins from one Phoenix dactylifera cultivar Barhee BC4 unplaced genomic scaffold, palm_55x_up_171113_PBpolish2nd_filt_p 000254F, whole genome shotgun sequence genomic window:
- the LOC120105298 gene encoding beta-galactosidase 11-like, which yields MARSPECVVRFLCILCLLFSLSVAAAKPRRPRKANVSGVTYDGRSLKIDGRRELFFSGSIHYPRSTPEMWPDLIQKAKLGGLNVIQTYVFWNIHEPVQGHFNFSGRYDLVRFIKLIHKNKMYVTLRLGPFIQAEWNHGGFPYWMKEIPNVIFRTDNEPFKHHMQNFVTKIMEMMKSEKLFYPQGGPIILAQIENEYNMVEDAYREGGSRYVQWAANLALGFNAGIPWVMCKQKNAPGPVINACNGRNCGDTFTGPNSPTKPNLWTENWTAQYRVFGDPPSQRSAEDIAYSVARFFSKNGTLVNYYMYHGGTNFGREGASYVMTRYYDEAPLDEYGLPKEPKFGHLRELHQALRLSRKGLLWGVPSVQPLGPGYEATLFESPESKICVAFLTNTNPRVDGTVKFRGVNYFLPHRSISILPDCKTVVFNTQRVNGQHNARTFNTADVTGKNDKWYMFQERIPKFRDSGIVASKPLELYNMTKDVTDYMWYTTRFRLEDEDLPMRHDIRPVLLVSSLGHAMHAFVNGIYIGSGNGAKLEKSFVFQKPMELKQGVNHISILGLTTGFPDNGAYLEHRLAGIHTAAVQGLNIGTLDLSGNKWGHEVGMKGEKLGIYTEEGSKKVKWTEAKSGQPVTWYKRYFDMPRGNDPVALDMTGMGKGLAWVNGNCIGRYWVSYLSPLGKPSQSVYHVPRGWLKPKDNLLVIFEEHGGNPEGLLIVTVKRDNICTVVTELHPPAIESFSREDNEIKTLVQDTKPRAHLKCDNRKVIRSIAFASFGNPTGACGNFTVGTCHSLQTASIVEKACLGKNSCVLPVSAQEYGADPACPGTTNTLAVQAKCARQKKDDKD from the exons ATGGCGAGGTCGCCGGAATGCGTCGTCCGGTTCCTCTGTATTCTATGTCTTCTATTCTCCCTCTCTGTGGCCGCTGCCAAACCCCGCCGGCCTCGCAAGGCCAACGTCTCGGGAGTGACCTACGATGGCCGATCTCTCAAGATCGATGGAAGGAGAGAGCTTTTCTTCTCCGGCTCCATCCATTACCCACGCAGCACCCCCGAG ATGTGGCCGGATCTCATCCAGAAGGCGAAGCTCGGCGGGCTGAACGTGATCCAAACTTACGTGTTCTGGAACATCCATGAGCCCGTTCAGGGCCAT TTCAATTTCTCCGGGAGGTATGACTTGGTGAGATTCATCAAGCTGATCCACAAGAACAAAATGTATGTGACCCTCAGACTTGGTCCCTTCATACAAGCAGAATGGAATCATGG AGGGTTCCCATACTGGATGAAAGAGATCCCCAACGTTATCTTCCGAACCGACAATGAACCCTTCAAG CATCATATGCAGAATTTTGTAACAAAAATCATGGAAATGATGAAGAGTGAGAAGCTATTTTACCCCCAGGGAGGCCCCATTATTCTAGCACAG ATTGAGAACGAATACAACATGGTGGAAGATGCATACAGAGAAGGTGGGTCGAGATATGTTCAGTGGGCAGCCAATTTGGCTCTTGGGTTCAATGCCGGAATACCATGGGTGATGTGCAAGCAAAAGAATGCTCCCGGTCCAGTG ATCAACGCATGCAATGGAAGGAACTGTGGAGATACTTTCACAGGCCCCAACAGTCCGACCAAGCCTAACCTCTGGACTGAGAACTGGACTGCTCA GTACAGAGTATTTGGTGACCCACCATCTCAAAGATCGGCTGAGGATATTGCATACTCTGTTGCACGCTTCTTCTCAAAGAATGGCACACTTGTAAACTACTACATG TACCATGGAGGAACCAATTTTGGAAGAGAAGGTGCTTCGTACGTGATGACTCGATACTATGATGAAGCTCCTCTTGATGAATATG GTCTGCCCAAGGAGCCTAAGTTTGGACACCTGAGGGAACTGCATCAAGCATTGAGATTGAGCAGGAAAGGTTTGCTTTGGGGGGTCCCCTCTGTCCAACCCTTGGGTCCAGGTTATGAG GCGACGTTGTTCGAGTCTCCTGAGAGCAAGATCTGTGTTGCTTTCTTAACCAACACCAACCCAAGAGTAGATGGGACAGTGAAATTCAGAGGTGTAAACTATTTCCTGCCTCACCGTTCCATCAGTATCCTTCCAGATTGTAAGACCGTAGTCTTCAACACTCAGAGG GTGAATGGTCAACACAACGCAAGGACATTCAATACGGCAGATGTAACCGGCAAGAATGACAAATGGTATATGTTCCAGGAACGTATACCAAAATTCCGTGATAGCGGTATTGTTGCATCAAAGCCCTTGGAACTGTATAACATGACCAAGGATGTCACAGATTATATGTGGTATACTACCAG GTTTAGATTGGAGGATGAGGACTTGCCCATGCGTCATGACATCCGCCCTGTTCTCCTAGTGTCAAGCCTTGGCCATGCAATGCATGCCTTTGTCAATGGCATTTACATAG GATCTGGAAATGGTGCGAAACTCGAAAAGAGTTTTGTCTTCCAGAAGCCCATGGAACTGAAACAAGGAGTCAATCACATTTCCATCTTGGGCTTGACAACTGGATTTCCG GATAATGGAGCATACTTGGAGCACAGACTTGCGGGCATTCACACCGCTGCCGTCCAAGGTCTCAACATTGGGACTTTGGATTTATCGGGCAATAAGTGGGGGCATGAG GTTGGAATGAAAGGAGAGAAGTTGGGCATCTACACTGAGGAGGGATCCAAGAAGGTTAAGTGGACCGAGGCTAAGAGTGGCCAGCCAGTGACATGGTACAAG AGATATTTTGATATGCCTAGAGGAAACGATCCGGTTGCCCTAGATATGACAGGCATGGGGAAAGGACTTGCATGGGTCAATGGCAACTGCATCGGTCGTTACTGGGTATCCTACCTCAGTCCCCTTGGAAAGCCTTCTCAGTCAGT GTACCACGTCCCACGTGGATGGTTGAAGCCGAAAGACAACCTCTTGGTCATCTTTGAGGAGCATGGAGGGAATCCAGAGGGATTGCTGATCGTGACTGTGAAGAGGGACAACATCTGCACCGTTGTCACCGAGTTGCATCCTCCTGCCATCGAGTCATTCTCGAGGGAGGACAATGAGATCAAGACCTTAGTCCAAGATACTAAACCAAGAGCTCACTTGAAGTGTGACAACAGGAAGGTCATCCGCTCCATTGCCTTCGCTAGCTTTGGGAACCCCACAGGCGCGTGTGGCAACTTCACTGTGGGAACTTGTCATTCTCTGCAGACAGCAAGCATTGTCGAGAAG GCCTGCTTGGGGAAGAATTCCTGTGTGTTACCAGTCTCAGCTCAAGAATATGGTGCAGATCCTGCTTGTCCTGGAACAACGAACACTCTTGCAGTTCAAGCTAAATGTGCTAGGCAGAAGAAAGATGACAAGGATTGA